DNA from Pseudoalteromonas sp. MEBiC 03607:
CGTAGCTGAAGATATTAATCGTAATGTTGTAGAAATTAAAAACGCCGCTGACGATGTTAGTGATATTGCACAGGGAGCGCGTGAAAATGGCGAGCGGTTGAATCAGCTATCTCATCTACTTACCGACCTAGTCGGTAAGTTTAAGGTGTAGTTAAAATTGGGTCAAAATGCATTTTCTATATCAGGAACAGATTTTCTGTTCCTTTTTTATTGGAATTTGTTGATTTAATGGTAATTAAGGTTTAGTTTTTGTAATAATATAACTAAAAGATAAGTTACGCATGAAAGGAAAAACATTAAAGACAAACAATAATAAACAAACTATCTATATAGTTTTTATCATGGTTTTTTTTATCTTTTCCTTTCACCTCATTGTTAGTTATCTACAACTAAATTACCAAAAACAGTTTGCCAATTCTTTATTATTAAAAGCAGAAAGCATATCGAGTGATTTAGCGGCTTCGATGCGAGATGTTTCTGCTATATCCCCGAGTCAGTGTGATGCAACGACAATAAACGAACTTCGTATAATTCTTTCAAAATATGAATACACCCATGATTTAGGATTGATTTTTGATGATAGGGTTTTGTGTTCAGCTAACTGGGGATTATTAGACGCTCCTTTTTTACTTGAAGGGGGTTTTTATCATTCACCTTCTGGTTATCAATTTGCTGCTAAAGTTGGTGGTATTTTCCCTGTTCCGGCTAAATATGACATTACAAAAAAAGATAACGTTATTGCTTTTACTATCAATCAGCCATTTAAGAGTTTTGATCATTTAGATAAGGGGTTTTCTTATAAAATTGTGTCAAAAAATAAGCAGCATACTTTTCATAATTACTCGTCGCAGTACCAATTAAAAAACAATACTTTTTTGAAATCTCAGGTATTAGAAATATGTAGTAAAAAGTTTCAATACTGTGTTGAAACAACGAATAATCGTCCTGGATTACTTTATTTACCTCTGTACGTATCTGCATTACTTATTTGTTTGATCGGGTTAGTCAGCTTTTTAATTGCTTACTCTATTATTTCATTTTTAGATAAGAATCATTCAATCGAGTTTAGGCTGCGTAAGGCCATTCAAAGCGGCGATTTATATTTAGAGTATCAACCAATTATTGAATTAAAAAATTGTAAAATTGTCGGTGTTGAGAGCTTGGTTAGGTGGA
Protein-coding regions in this window:
- a CDS encoding EAL domain-containing protein, with amino-acid sequence MKGKTLKTNNNKQTIYIVFIMVFFIFSFHLIVSYLQLNYQKQFANSLLLKAESISSDLAASMRDVSAISPSQCDATTINELRIILSKYEYTHDLGLIFDDRVLCSANWGLLDAPFLLEGGFYHSPSGYQFAAKVGGIFPVPAKYDITKKDNVIAFTINQPFKSFDHLDKGFSYKIVSKNKQHTFHNYSSQYQLKNNTFLKSQVLEICSKKFQYCVETTNNRPGLLYLPLYVSALLICLIGLVSFLIAYSIISFLDKNHSIEFRLRKAIQSGDLYLEYQPIIELKNCKIVGVESLVRWKDAVHGNVSPELFLSIAEQLSLYSKLAYDSVKRAFIELSPILHRDPEFTVAINVNAYEIKTPEYLDRLNKLCDRYQIKPQQVKIEITERIGLPLNELSDFATRAKDFGFVIALDDFGTGVSNLVWLTEINFDIIKIDKILTQSITDEFKKDMVLAIMSLVSNLNRLVIFEGVETVEEYSFIKEYNSDHQVQGWYFYKSLSLTELHKVLDDKKGLQ